The following coding sequences are from one Tolumonas lignilytica window:
- the rhtA gene encoding threonine/homoserine exporter RhtA, with the protein MSQVSGRLSGRFVPVLLIVIAMISVQSGASLAKKLFPLVGASGATSLRLLVGAIALTLFFKPWRSRLTPGNLAPLLIYGIVLGGMNFLFYQSILTLPLGVAVAFEFTGPLAVAIFSSRRAIDFLWILLAIGGLMLLLPIGHTISNIDIGGALYALAAGGCWALYIIFGKKSGMKNGPTSVALGVSIATVCFAPIGFWQNSSTMFSLDVLPLALGVGVLSTALPFSLEMMALTRIPSRTFGTLMSLEPAVGALSGMVILGEHLTWLQWSALAAIVLASAGATLTIKSGK; encoded by the coding sequence ATGTCCCAGGTTTCCGGCCGTCTTTCTGGTCGTTTTGTGCCGGTTTTGCTCATCGTTATCGCGATGATTTCTGTGCAGAGTGGCGCATCTCTGGCAAAAAAATTATTTCCATTGGTGGGGGCTTCGGGCGCCACATCGTTACGATTATTGGTCGGAGCCATCGCACTCACGTTATTTTTTAAACCATGGCGTTCCCGATTAACGCCTGGAAATCTGGCACCGCTACTGATTTACGGCATTGTGCTGGGCGGTATGAACTTCTTATTTTACCAATCGATCTTAACGTTACCGTTAGGTGTTGCGGTGGCTTTTGAATTCACTGGACCGTTGGCCGTCGCTATTTTTTCATCCCGCCGTGCGATTGATTTTCTCTGGATTTTGCTGGCTATCGGTGGATTGATGTTGCTGCTGCCGATCGGGCATACAATCTCCAATATTGATATTGGTGGTGCACTCTATGCCCTGGCCGCAGGTGGCTGTTGGGCGTTGTATATTATTTTTGGTAAAAAGTCGGGAATGAAAAATGGGCCAACCTCTGTTGCATTAGGGGTGAGCATTGCCACCGTCTGTTTTGCTCCCATCGGTTTTTGGCAAAATAGCTCGACCATGTTTTCGCTGGATGTGTTACCGCTCGCATTGGGAGTTGGGGTTTTATCAACCGCGTTACCATTCTCGTTGGAAATGATGGCGCTAACCCGAATTCCTTCACGTACCTTTGGTACATTAATGAGCCTTGAACCAGCGGTGGGCGCGCTTTCAGGAATGGTCATTCTGGGTGAGCATTTAACCTGGTTACAGTGGAGTGCATTGGCCGCGATTGTATTGGCATCGGCTGGTGCGACATTAACGATAAAATCGGGCAAATAA
- a CDS encoding TetR/AcrR family transcriptional regulator, with product MRVKSEARRQAIIDVAKEAFCQQGFENTSMSEIANRVGGSKATLYNYFSSKEEIFTAVMDSAAAEHFVVGFDILHENKDIETVLTELGIHYLKAILSPDILAIRNMAYSEADRSDIGRHFYEKGPKRGWQLISQYLQKQQTQHVLHPCNSEIAAMHLKALFEAEIVEPYALRAVTDVSDPQLEQMVTRAVRVFLCAYQI from the coding sequence ATGCGGGTAAAAAGTGAAGCACGACGACAAGCTATTATCGATGTCGCCAAAGAGGCATTCTGTCAACAAGGCTTTGAAAACACCTCCATGTCAGAAATTGCCAACCGGGTCGGAGGTTCCAAGGCAACGCTGTATAACTATTTCAGCTCCAAGGAAGAGATTTTCACCGCAGTGATGGATTCAGCAGCAGCGGAACATTTTGTTGTTGGCTTTGATATTCTGCATGAAAACAAAGATATTGAGACAGTACTGACAGAGCTTGGTATCCACTATCTGAAAGCCATTCTGTCACCCGATATTCTGGCCATTCGCAACATGGCCTATAGTGAAGCTGATCGGTCTGATATTGGCCGCCATTTTTATGAAAAAGGCCCCAAGCGTGGTTGGCAACTAATTAGTCAATATCTGCAAAAACAACAGACTCAACACGTGTTACACCCATGCAATTCAGAAATTGCCGCCATGCATTTGAAAGCACTGTTTGAAGCAGAAATTGTTGAACCCTATGCACTTCGCGCCGTTACGGATGTTTCCGATCCCCAGCTGGAACAGATGGTAACGCGGGCTGTTCGTGTGTTTTTATGTGCTTATCAGATCTGA
- a CDS encoding efflux transporter outer membrane subunit — translation MKNSPALRVNGRLFKAPFVIVPIAALAMSACAQAPDHPLSQMKHANEFASSQSLNSQNKISWPDNQWWLRYHDAQLNQLMQEALSDAPTLMAAQARLRNAAGIAEQIGAIRAIQVGASASASETKVSYAYQAYMPPHDWNGYGSVTANFSYDIDFWGKNKAVVAAATSDLAAAEAETQAAKLMIQTSLTQAYAELARLYLNRDTAQTALAIRSKTVELMTERFKNGLETQGVLKQMQALKANADAELVAVDESIQLQKNAIAALLGKGPDRGLSLQRPAVQLTASFGLPENTGINILGHRPDVTAARWRAEAAAKRIHVAKAQFYPDVSISGFIGYQAFGLNNLTKSGNDVGSIGPAIYLPLFTGGRLSGQLTSAEATYDEAVANYNNTVTQALHDVADVMTSSKALKARLGKTEEAYQDAKAAYQIADNRYRGGLATYLDVLTAEDAMLNTQRALVNLQARSFSLDVSLIHALGGGFNASKS, via the coding sequence GTGAAGAATTCCCCTGCATTGCGCGTCAACGGCAGGCTTTTCAAAGCACCGTTTGTGATTGTTCCCATTGCGGCATTGGCGATGAGTGCATGTGCACAGGCACCTGATCATCCCCTGAGCCAGATGAAACATGCGAATGAGTTTGCATCATCGCAATCGTTGAACAGCCAGAACAAAATAAGCTGGCCAGATAACCAATGGTGGTTGCGTTACCATGATGCGCAGCTGAACCAATTGATGCAGGAGGCATTATCTGATGCCCCTACGCTGATGGCTGCTCAGGCACGTTTGCGTAATGCGGCTGGTATTGCGGAACAGATTGGTGCTATTCGCGCCATACAGGTGGGGGCGAGTGCATCGGCATCGGAGACAAAGGTTAGTTATGCCTATCAGGCATACATGCCACCTCATGACTGGAATGGTTATGGTTCTGTGACGGCTAATTTCAGTTATGACATCGATTTTTGGGGCAAAAACAAAGCTGTCGTGGCTGCTGCAACCTCGGATTTAGCTGCTGCCGAGGCAGAAACACAAGCCGCGAAGCTGATGATCCAAACCTCTCTAACGCAGGCTTATGCCGAACTGGCCCGTTTATATCTGAATCGTGATACCGCGCAGACAGCATTAGCGATCCGCAGTAAAACCGTAGAGTTGATGACCGAGCGCTTTAAAAACGGTTTGGAAACTCAAGGGGTGCTGAAACAGATGCAGGCTCTGAAGGCCAATGCAGATGCAGAGTTGGTAGCGGTGGATGAATCTATCCAGCTTCAGAAAAATGCGATTGCTGCGTTGTTAGGTAAGGGGCCGGATCGAGGGTTGTCATTACAACGTCCGGCGGTACAACTGACCGCGTCATTTGGCTTACCGGAAAATACCGGTATCAATATTCTCGGGCATCGTCCGGATGTTACCGCCGCGCGCTGGCGGGCTGAAGCTGCGGCCAAACGGATTCATGTTGCCAAGGCGCAATTTTATCCGGATGTCAGTATTTCCGGTTTTATCGGTTATCAGGCGTTTGGCCTGAATAATCTGACTAAGTCGGGTAATGATGTCGGCAGCATCGGGCCGGCGATTTATCTGCCGTTATTTACCGGTGGGCGATTATCCGGTCAGTTAACGTCGGCTGAAGCAACTTATGACGAAGCAGTGGCCAATTACAACAACACGGTGACGCAGGCATTGCATGACGTTGCGGATGTCATGACCAGTTCTAAAGCCTTGAAGGCTCGTCTGGGAAAAACGGAAGAGGCTTATCAGGATGCCAAAGCGGCCTATCAGATTGCGGACAACCGCTACCGAGGCGGTTTGGCGACCTACCTTGACGTTTTGACCGCAGAAGATGCCATGCTGAATACGCAGCGTGCACTGGTGAACCTACAAGCACGATCTTTTTCACTTGATGTGTCCCTGATCCACGCGTTGGGCGGTGGATTCAATGCATCAAAATCCTAA
- the carB gene encoding carbamoyl-phosphate synthase large subunit — translation MPKRTDLKSILILGAGPIVIGQACEFDYSGAQACKALREEGYRVILVNSNPATIMTDPEMADATYIEPITWEVVRKIIEKERPDAVLPTMGGQTALNCALDLERHGVLAEFGVEMIGATADAIDKAEDRHRFDVAMRSIGLECPRAGIAHNMEEAWDVQKKVGFPCIIRPSFTMGGSGGGIAYNPEEFVEICERGLDLSPTKELLIDESLIGWKEYEMEVVRDRNDNCIIVCSIENFDPMGVHTGDSITVAPAQTLTDKEYQLMRNASMAVLREIGVETGGSNVQFGINPDDGRMVIIEMNPRVSRSSALASKATGFPIAKVAAKLAIGYTLDELMNDITGGKTPASFEPSIDYVVTKVPRFNFEKFAGANDRLTTQMKSVGEVMAIGRTFQESLQKAMRGLEIGRTGFDPIVDENTDDVKATIRHELQNPGADRLWYVADAFRSGMSLEEIFNDTKIDPWFLIQIEELLNLENEVAAKGLSGIDADFMRKLKRKGFADARLAKLLNVKEAQVRELRYQYKILPVYKRVDTCAAEFATNTAYMYSTYEEECEAAPTNKDKIIVLGGGPNRIGQGIEFDYCCVHAALALREDGYETIMVNCNPETVSTDYDTSDRLYFEPVTLEDVLEIVRVEQPKGVIVQYGGQTPLKLSRALEAAGVPIIGTSPDSIDRAEDRERFQQAVERLGLKQPQNATVTALEQAVEKAKEIGYPLVVRPSYVLGGRAMEIVSDEIDLRRYFNEAVSVSNESPVLLDHFLDDATELDVDAICDGDIVVIGGVMEHIEQCGIHSGDSGCSLPPYSLQADVLAEIREQVRKLAMELKVIGLMNVQFAVKDGVVYLIEVNPRAARTVPFVSKATGAPLAKIAARVMAGQSLTQQGFISEIIPPYFSVKEVVLPFNKFPGVDPLLGPEMRSTGEVMGVGATFAEAYAKAQLGTGKGIPKSGRALLSVRPGDKARVADLAAQLIKAGFELDATAGTSAALTAAGIANRKVNKVSEGRPHILDRIKNGEYTFIVNTVEGRVAIADSKQLRRGALQHKVAYTTTLNAGFASCLGMAIDETASVSSVQELHQRVQDSLK, via the coding sequence ATGCCAAAACGTACGGACTTAAAAAGTATTCTGATCCTGGGCGCAGGCCCGATTGTGATCGGTCAGGCTTGTGAATTCGACTATTCCGGTGCACAAGCTTGTAAAGCGCTGCGTGAAGAGGGTTACCGCGTTATCCTGGTAAACTCCAACCCGGCAACCATCATGACTGATCCAGAAATGGCTGATGCAACTTACATCGAGCCAATCACCTGGGAAGTTGTGCGTAAAATTATTGAAAAAGAACGCCCTGACGCAGTGTTGCCAACCATGGGTGGTCAGACGGCACTGAACTGTGCGCTGGATCTGGAGCGCCACGGCGTTCTGGCTGAATTCGGCGTGGAGATGATCGGCGCAACTGCCGACGCGATTGATAAAGCAGAAGATCGTCACCGTTTCGATGTGGCGATGCGTTCCATTGGTCTGGAATGTCCTCGTGCCGGTATCGCGCACAATATGGAAGAGGCGTGGGACGTTCAGAAGAAAGTGGGTTTCCCATGTATCATCCGTCCATCATTCACCATGGGTGGTTCAGGTGGCGGTATCGCTTACAACCCGGAAGAGTTCGTCGAGATCTGTGAGCGTGGTCTGGATCTGTCGCCAACCAAAGAGCTGCTGATCGACGAATCGCTGATCGGGTGGAAAGAGTATGAAATGGAAGTGGTGCGTGATCGTAACGATAACTGCATCATCGTCTGTTCCATCGAAAACTTCGACCCTATGGGGGTTCACACTGGTGACTCAATCACTGTAGCGCCTGCACAAACGCTGACTGATAAAGAATATCAGCTGATGCGTAACGCCTCGATGGCGGTGCTGCGTGAAATCGGCGTTGAAACCGGTGGATCAAACGTCCAGTTCGGTATCAACCCGGATGATGGCCGTATGGTTATCATCGAAATGAACCCGCGTGTATCCCGTTCTTCTGCGCTGGCTTCTAAAGCGACCGGTTTCCCCATTGCAAAAGTAGCCGCCAAGCTGGCGATTGGTTACACACTGGATGAACTGATGAACGACATTACTGGTGGTAAAACGCCAGCGTCTTTCGAGCCATCTATCGACTACGTGGTCACTAAAGTTCCGCGTTTCAACTTCGAGAAATTTGCGGGTGCCAATGACCGTCTGACCACACAGATGAAATCGGTCGGCGAAGTCATGGCGATTGGTCGTACCTTCCAGGAATCCCTGCAGAAAGCGATGCGTGGTCTGGAAATCGGCAGAACCGGTTTTGACCCGATTGTTGATGAAAATACGGATGATGTGAAAGCGACCATCCGTCATGAACTGCAAAATCCGGGTGCGGACCGTCTGTGGTATGTGGCTGATGCGTTCCGTTCAGGCATGTCATTGGAAGAAATATTCAATGATACCAAGATCGACCCTTGGTTCCTGATCCAGATTGAAGAGCTGTTGAATCTGGAAAATGAAGTGGCGGCGAAAGGTCTGTCAGGTATCGATGCTGACTTCATGCGTAAGCTGAAGCGCAAAGGTTTTGCAGATGCACGTCTGGCTAAACTGCTGAACGTGAAAGAAGCTCAGGTGCGTGAACTGCGTTATCAATACAAGATTCTGCCAGTTTACAAACGTGTGGATACCTGTGCGGCTGAATTCGCGACCAACACAGCTTACATGTACTCTACTTATGAAGAAGAGTGCGAAGCCGCACCGACCAATAAAGACAAGATCATCGTTCTAGGTGGTGGCCCGAACCGTATCGGTCAGGGTATCGAGTTCGACTACTGCTGTGTGCATGCGGCACTGGCACTGCGCGAAGACGGTTACGAAACCATCATGGTTAACTGTAACCCAGAAACCGTTTCTACCGACTACGACACCTCAGATCGTCTGTATTTCGAACCTGTAACACTGGAAGACGTACTGGAAATCGTGCGTGTTGAGCAGCCAAAAGGTGTGATCGTGCAGTACGGTGGTCAGACCCCGCTGAAACTGTCTCGAGCACTGGAAGCCGCAGGCGTACCAATCATTGGTACCAGCCCAGATTCTATCGACCGTGCTGAAGACCGTGAGCGTTTCCAGCAGGCGGTTGAGCGTCTGGGTCTGAAACAGCCACAGAATGCGACTGTAACGGCACTGGAACAAGCGGTAGAGAAAGCGAAAGAGATCGGTTATCCGTTAGTGGTTCGTCCATCTTATGTATTGGGCGGTCGTGCGATGGAGATCGTTTCTGACGAAATCGACTTGCGTCGTTACTTCAATGAAGCAGTGAGCGTGTCTAACGAATCTCCAGTATTGCTGGATCACTTCCTGGATGACGCTACCGAACTGGACGTTGATGCGATCTGCGATGGCGACATCGTGGTGATCGGCGGTGTAATGGAACACATTGAACAATGTGGTATCCATTCTGGTGACTCAGGCTGTTCATTGCCACCTTATTCTCTGCAGGCTGATGTACTGGCCGAGATCCGCGAGCAGGTTCGCAAGCTGGCGATGGAACTGAAAGTAATCGGTCTGATGAACGTTCAGTTCGCGGTGAAGGACGGTGTGGTTTATCTGATTGAAGTGAACCCGCGTGCGGCCCGTACTGTACCGTTCGTATCGAAAGCGACTGGTGCGCCACTGGCGAAGATTGCTGCGCGTGTCATGGCGGGTCAGTCACTGACTCAGCAAGGCTTCATCAGCGAAATCATTCCTCCATACTTCTCGGTGAAAGAAGTAGTGCTGCCGTTCAACAAGTTCCCGGGCGTTGACCCGCTGCTTGGCCCTGAAATGCGCTCTACCGGTGAAGTCATGGGTGTGGGTGCAACCTTCGCCGAAGCTTATGCCAAAGCACAGTTGGGAACAGGGAAGGGTATTCCAAAATCTGGTCGTGCACTGTTGTCTGTTCGTCCTGGCGATAAGGCGCGTGTTGCAGATCTGGCTGCTCAACTGATCAAGGCTGGTTTTGAACTGGATGCAACCGCAGGAACTTCTGCTGCACTGACAGCGGCCGGTATTGCGAACCGTAAGGTGAACAAAGTATCGGAAGGTCGTCCGCATATTCTGGATCGCATCAAGAATGGCGAATACACCTTCATCGTGAATACTGTAGAAGGCCGTGTGGCGATTGCTGATTCTAAACAACTGCGTCGCGGCGCACTGCAACATAAAGTGGCCTATACCACGACACTGAATGCAGGCTTCGCATCTTGTTTAGGTATGGCGATTGATGAAACTGCGAGTGTGAGTTCGGTGCAAGAACTGCATCAGCGCGTACAAGATAGTCTGAAGTAA
- a CDS encoding DHA2 family efflux MFS transporter permease subunit: MSQSSQGNFPQPLSGGALAIGAICLAMANFLAILDTTIANVSVSNIAGSLGTSTSQGTYVITSYAVAEAISVPLTGWLSSRFGALRVFVTCLIMFGIFSTLCGMATSMNMLVLFRVFLGFSGGPLMPLSQTLMMRIFPKDKSHAAIGIWSMTTLVAPIMGPILGGILCDQYSWPYIFICKTPFAIIAGLMCWKMLQGFETQTNKSRIDMVGLALLVVWVAALQIMLDEGKDHDWFESTRIVTLAIIAVIGFISFLIWELTERNPVVDLKVFRHRGFSTSMLTLSLGFGAFFGITVLTPLWLQIYMGYTATIAGYSTAMMGVLAVFLAPLIANLTTKMDPRPLVFLGVLWLGSWTLFRSHADMNMTFFQISYPMFFQGMGMPLFFVPLTGIALGCVLDREMDSAAGLMNFIRTLSGAFATSMVNTTWENQSRYVHSELAGLTDRGAHASQAMLNSGMSMGQIRGSLDWLLQGQSVMVATNQIFMAIAVIFCVAAFVIWLAPRPTKAVDTSSVH; encoded by the coding sequence ATGAGTCAGTCATCGCAGGGGAACTTCCCGCAACCATTATCCGGTGGGGCACTGGCGATCGGTGCCATCTGTCTGGCAATGGCTAACTTTCTGGCCATTCTGGACACCACAATTGCTAACGTTTCTGTTTCGAATATCGCCGGAAGTTTGGGAACCTCAACCAGTCAAGGGACTTATGTCATTACGTCGTATGCGGTGGCAGAGGCTATATCTGTACCGCTGACGGGCTGGTTGTCGTCCCGTTTTGGCGCACTGCGCGTGTTTGTTACTTGCCTCATCATGTTCGGGATTTTCTCGACGCTGTGCGGCATGGCAACCAGCATGAACATGTTAGTGCTGTTCCGTGTGTTTCTCGGATTTTCCGGTGGGCCGTTGATGCCGCTATCGCAGACACTGATGATGCGTATCTTCCCGAAAGATAAAAGTCATGCGGCAATCGGCATCTGGAGTATGACGACGCTGGTGGCACCGATCATGGGGCCAATCCTCGGTGGCATTCTCTGTGATCAATACAGCTGGCCTTATATCTTCATCTGCAAAACCCCCTTTGCGATTATTGCCGGCCTGATGTGCTGGAAGATGTTGCAAGGTTTTGAAACACAGACCAATAAATCGCGGATTGATATGGTCGGATTAGCATTGCTGGTGGTCTGGGTTGCCGCATTGCAGATCATGCTGGATGAAGGCAAGGATCACGACTGGTTTGAATCGACCCGGATAGTGACCTTAGCCATCATTGCGGTCATTGGTTTCATCTCATTCCTGATCTGGGAACTGACGGAGCGCAATCCGGTCGTTGATCTGAAGGTGTTTCGTCATCGCGGTTTTTCAACCAGCATGCTGACGCTGTCACTGGGATTTGGTGCCTTTTTTGGCATTACCGTGCTGACACCGTTATGGTTACAGATCTATATGGGATATACCGCCACGATTGCGGGTTATTCGACGGCGATGATGGGGGTATTGGCGGTGTTTCTGGCACCTTTAATTGCCAATCTGACGACGAAAATGGACCCACGTCCGCTGGTATTTCTGGGGGTGCTCTGGCTGGGGAGCTGGACATTATTTCGCAGCCATGCCGATATGAATATGACCTTCTTTCAGATCAGTTATCCCATGTTTTTTCAGGGCATGGGGATGCCGTTGTTCTTTGTACCCTTAACCGGGATCGCACTGGGCTGTGTGCTGGACCGGGAAATGGATTCAGCGGCAGGCCTGATGAATTTCATCCGAACTCTGTCTGGTGCATTCGCGACTTCAATGGTGAACACCACCTGGGAGAATCAGTCGCGTTATGTTCATTCTGAGTTGGCCGGATTAACAGATCGTGGAGCCCATGCCTCTCAAGCCATGCTCAACAGCGGTATGTCGATGGGTCAGATCCGAGGTTCGCTGGATTGGTTGTTACAAGGACAGAGCGTCATGGTGGCCACCAACCAGATCTTTATGGCGATTGCGGTGATTTTTTGTGTCGCAGCTTTTGTCATCTGGTTGGCGCCAAGGCCAACAAAAGCGGTAGATACGTCATCTGTGCACTAA
- the carA gene encoding glutamine-hydrolyzing carbamoyl-phosphate synthase small subunit, with protein MTHSALLVLEDGTVFKGVSIGAEGCSVGEVVFNTSMTGYQEILTDPSYCRQIVTLTYPHIGNTGTNSEDEESPNIHAQGLIIRDLPLVASNFRSQETLSEYLKKHNVVGIAEIDTRKLTRILREKGAQAGCIMTGSNLDEAKALAEAKAFPGLKGMDLAKVVSCTEAYEWTEGSWKLGEGHTKPAEYKYHVVAYDFGVKRNILRMLVDRGCRVTVVPAQTPAETVFAMNPDGVFLSNGPGDPEPCDYAISAIKSFLETDLPVFGICLGHQLLALASGAKTIKMKFGHHGGNHPVKDLDRNVVMITSQNHGFAADDTSLPANLRATHKSLFDGSLQGIHRTDKPAFSFQGHPEASPGPHDAAPLFDHFIDLIKQYRA; from the coding sequence TTGACTCATTCTGCCCTGTTAGTGTTGGAAGATGGGACGGTATTTAAGGGTGTGTCGATTGGTGCCGAAGGCTGTTCGGTCGGGGAAGTTGTTTTCAATACTTCGATGACGGGATACCAGGAAATTCTCACTGATCCTTCATATTGCCGCCAAATAGTAACACTGACTTATCCCCACATTGGTAACACCGGTACCAATTCCGAAGACGAAGAATCTCCCAATATTCATGCTCAAGGCCTCATCATTCGTGATCTGCCATTAGTGGCTTCTAACTTCCGTTCTCAGGAAACACTGTCTGAGTATCTGAAGAAGCACAATGTGGTTGGGATTGCTGAAATCGATACCCGCAAACTGACTCGTATTCTGCGTGAAAAGGGTGCTCAGGCCGGCTGCATTATGACTGGCAGCAATCTGGACGAAGCAAAAGCACTGGCAGAAGCCAAAGCGTTCCCAGGCCTGAAAGGTATGGATCTGGCGAAAGTAGTGTCGTGCACCGAAGCTTACGAATGGACCGAAGGTTCATGGAAACTGGGTGAAGGTCACACCAAACCAGCTGAATACAAATATCACGTTGTGGCCTACGATTTTGGCGTAAAACGCAATATTCTTCGTATGCTGGTGGATCGTGGTTGCCGAGTGACAGTGGTTCCGGCGCAAACTCCAGCTGAAACCGTATTTGCCATGAATCCAGATGGTGTGTTCCTGTCAAATGGCCCTGGTGATCCAGAACCATGTGATTACGCCATCAGTGCAATCAAATCATTCCTGGAAACCGACCTTCCTGTATTTGGTATCTGTTTGGGTCATCAGTTGCTGGCTCTGGCATCGGGTGCGAAAACCATCAAAATGAAATTTGGTCACCATGGTGGTAACCACCCGGTTAAAGATCTGGATCGTAATGTGGTCATGATCACCAGCCAGAACCACGGTTTTGCTGCAGATGATACCAGCCTGCCTGCTAACCTGCGTGCGACGCACAAATCACTGTTTGACGGTTCTCTGCAGGGAATCCATCGTACTGACAAACCAGCATTCAGCTTCCAGGGACACCCTGAAGCGAGTCCGGGCCCGCACGATGCAGCTCCGCTGTTCGACCATTTCATCGATTTGATCAAACAATACCGCGCATAA
- a CDS encoding HlyD family secretion protein translates to MSQMNIDATVDQLGDDFDAPRAAASRKKGFVGLAVAIAIAAAGYGAYYYFIGSRYVTTDNAYTAAEVAEVTPAVGGIVQAVNVVDTQHVKKGDVLVRLDDTDARLALAQAEADLGMAKRRVRSYLANDEGLAAQVKAREADEKQAQAKLAAAQADFSKAQVDLKRRAALVKSGSVSGEELTNAKNQMLLAEANLNAAKAGAAQAVANRLSTIGSKKANAAQIVDTTVETNPEVMLAKARFEQAKVDLDRTVIKAPVEGVIAKRQVQVGQRIQVGAPLLSVVPLQNVHVDANFKEVELRQVKIGQPVEVTADLYGDKVVYHGVVSGLSGGTGSAFSMIPAQNATGNWIKVVQRLPVRITLNKHELTERPLQVGLSMEATIDTSKAETHNAVAENAGSSSAHQG, encoded by the coding sequence ATGTCTCAGATGAATATTGATGCGACGGTTGATCAGTTAGGGGATGATTTTGATGCTCCTCGTGCGGCAGCTTCACGTAAAAAAGGATTTGTTGGTCTCGCCGTTGCGATTGCCATCGCTGCTGCTGGATATGGAGCTTACTACTATTTTATCGGTTCCCGTTATGTGACTACGGATAATGCTTATACCGCAGCCGAAGTCGCTGAAGTCACCCCGGCGGTAGGCGGAATTGTTCAGGCCGTGAATGTGGTCGATACCCAGCATGTGAAGAAAGGGGATGTGCTGGTCCGGTTGGATGACACCGATGCCAGACTGGCGCTGGCCCAGGCCGAAGCAGATTTAGGCATGGCGAAGCGGCGGGTACGCAGTTATCTGGCCAATGATGAAGGGCTGGCGGCGCAGGTTAAGGCGCGTGAGGCCGATGAAAAACAGGCACAGGCCAAACTGGCAGCCGCACAGGCTGATTTCAGCAAAGCGCAGGTTGACTTGAAACGGCGTGCAGCGTTAGTTAAATCGGGTTCCGTGTCGGGTGAAGAGCTGACGAATGCCAAGAATCAGATGTTGCTGGCAGAAGCCAATCTGAATGCCGCCAAGGCCGGTGCCGCCCAGGCGGTAGCCAACCGTTTATCAACCATCGGTTCGAAAAAAGCGAATGCAGCACAGATTGTTGATACGACGGTGGAGACCAACCCGGAAGTGATGCTGGCGAAAGCCCGTTTTGAACAAGCAAAAGTTGATCTGGACCGAACTGTGATTAAGGCTCCGGTAGAGGGTGTCATTGCCAAACGCCAAGTTCAGGTTGGCCAACGGATTCAGGTCGGTGCACCATTGCTGAGTGTGGTGCCGTTGCAGAATGTGCATGTCGATGCCAATTTCAAAGAGGTTGAACTTCGTCAGGTGAAAATTGGGCAGCCAGTAGAGGTAACCGCAGACCTCTACGGCGATAAGGTTGTTTATCACGGCGTGGTGAGTGGCTTATCAGGTGGCACGGGTTCAGCCTTCTCAATGATTCCGGCCCAAAATGCGACCGGTAACTGGATCAAGGTTGTACAGCGCCTTCCGGTACGGATCACACTGAATAAGCATGAACTGACGGAACGCCCCCTGCAGGTTGGCTTATCAATGGAAGCCACTATTGATACCTCAAAAGCTGAAACACATAATGCCGTCGCTGAAAATGCAGGTTCATCATCTGCTCATCAGGGCTAA